A genomic stretch from Mycobacterium malmoense includes:
- a CDS encoding PAS domain-containing protein: MTLKQLPALVALERIPVPVLAIGDDGSILFTNTAFAEMLGYEPDEVLTLRFHQIFHQAPASESLLSVVHALANMVVELAHKDGSVVRALMSRSAVMRADDQFALAVFQDLTEQLWKEER, translated from the coding sequence ATGACCTTGAAGCAGCTGCCCGCACTGGTTGCGCTGGAGCGGATCCCGGTTCCCGTGCTGGCAATCGGGGATGACGGCAGCATCTTGTTCACGAACACCGCGTTCGCCGAGATGCTGGGCTACGAGCCCGACGAGGTCTTGACGCTCAGATTCCATCAGATTTTCCATCAGGCCCCGGCCTCGGAGTCCCTACTGTCGGTCGTCCACGCTCTCGCCAATATGGTCGTCGAACTGGCACACAAGGACGGCTCGGTCGTGCGGGCGCTGATGAGCAGGTCGGCGGTGATGCGGGCCGACGATCAATTTGCCCTCGCAGTCTTCCAGGATCTGACCGAGCAGTTGTGGAAAGAAGAGCGCTAG